The sequence GACCCGATTTTCCTGCTCGAATGTGATCGAGATCCTCGCGATTCCACGGCATATCTTCGCTGAAGTCCAAATCGAGGATGATCCAATCGCGTTTGCAGTGAGCGAGTTCCGCTATGGCATCGGCTTTGTCATTGTTGAGGGAGTTGGCTTGCAGGATGTATGCAAACGAACTGGGGGCCTTTGCGCCCAACGCGACTTGCCAGAGCGAAAGCACCGCAAATAAAGCAATAATTGGGTAGGATACTGACATTCTAGATTTTAATCTAAGAACAGATTACATCTTATGCTTTCTCCTCGGCCAATCAAATAGGAGATAGATCTGCTTTTTGAAGCGCGGGATCCTCACAGGCTGGCAGCCTGTGGTAGCGGGCGCCTTAGGGGTAGATGACGTTGTTGATCATGACGCCATCACCGCCGGTATAGGGGGCTGTGCCGGAGTCGTCGAAGGGGACGGGGGTGGCGTCGTTGTAGACGTTGTTGCCTAGGCTGGCACCCCTGAGGGTGAGGCCACCGGATTCCATACGGGCGCGGACAGCGGCACCTCCGGTAGTTCCGATGGTATTGTTGTAGATGGAGACTTCCTTGGGGCCTTGGGTGATCAGATTGATGCCGCGGGCTCCGTTGCGTTGAAGGTTGTTTTCGTAGAGGGCGACGGTCTGATCTTCGGTGCTGTAAAGAGTCATCCGGATGGCATCCTGAGAGGAGTCGTTGATGCGGTTGCCCTGGAGGGTGAAGTCAGCAGTGGTGTTGTCGCTGGTGTCGATCTGGACACCCTGCTGGGCCGAGGGTCCGATGAGGTTCGTAGCGATGATCACTTCTGTGTCGTGGTTCCCGAAGAAAGAGGTGCGAATGCCGCTGGCGTTGCCCGTGGAGGCTATCAGATTCGAACGGGCCTCGAAACGGCTGGACGAGTTATCCCGGCCGGTGAAAAGGATGCCTTCCTGGGTGGTGTTGGTAATGTTATTATTGGAGGCGGTGAGGCTGACGAGGGACCGGTTGGAGGCGTCGGCTTGGATGCCAGTCGTGGTGCTGTCGGTGATGGCGTTGGCTTGGGCCAACACGGCGACGAGGGCGTTGTTGGAGCCCAGGATGTTGATCGCCGCGGAAACAGTCTCGCGGATGGTGTTCCCACTGAGGATGACGCTCGCGTTACTGGCATTCGCCCCTTGCACCTGAATGCCGTAGTCACCGGATTTGGCGACGACGTTGTTGGAGGCGGTCGCATCCATACTGGAGGAACCAGAGGCGCGGATGAGGATTCCGCCGTTGGAAGTGTTGGAGGTGCCGTTGCCGGAGACAGTGGCCTTCATCGTAGAACCTTGGGAGGCGCGGAGAACGATCGCCCGATTGGTTGCGGTGTCGATGGTGTTGTTCGATACGGTGGTATTGACGGTTCCGCTGATTGAGCGGGCGGTGATGGCGTCTCCATCGATTGAGGAAATTTCGTTCCCAGTCACGGTAAAGTCTTGAGTACCCGTTCCCTCAAACCGTCCAACGACGGCGTTGTTTGTGCTGTTGGTCACGGAGTTTCCGCTAAAGGTGGTATCAGTGACGGCTGTTCCCGTCACTTCGAGGTCAAGGGCGGACTGGTTGTCCTCAAGGACGTTGTTGCGGATGGACGAGGTCAGCGACGAGGAATCGGTGGCTGTGAGAGTAAAGACGTTGTTCGGATCGTTCTCGAAAAGAGTGCCGGATACGGCGAGGGTGGCTTCGGCGTTTTCAGTGGTTTCGACATCGACTCCGCCGCCGTCGAAGGTCGAGTTGGAAACGGTGAGGGAGCCGGAGGAATCGTCCTCGGCGTTGAGGAAGATTCCGGCGTTGGCGAGACCAGAGGCTCCTGAGCGGGCTACGGTGATGTCGTAGGTGGCTGAGTCGGTGGCGTCGATGCGGACGCCGTTGCCAGTGAGGTTTTCAAACCCGGAGTCGGCGACGGTGTATCGACTCTCACTATCATCGGCGAGGTCGAAGTGTATCGCGTCGCCTCCGGTGTTGAAGATTCCGTTGGAGGCAAAGGTGCCCGAGGTGGCGGTGGTTCCGGTGTTGACGACTTCAATTCCGGTGCCGCCGATGGTGTCGATGCGGTTGCGGGAGGCGTTGGCGACCTCGACGTTGACGAAAGTGATGCCAGCGAAGCTGGCGGCCGAATGGCCTCCGGTAATCTCATAGCCCTGAACGCTTCCGACGGGGATGGAGGGCGAGGCGGGAGTCCCAGGAAGGGAGCCGAAGAGGAAACCACCCTGGACAATTGGGCCATCCCCGGTGCCGCCAAAGGTTTGTCCGCCCCGGCCGGTGATGGGAATGGAGCTGGAGGTGAAGCGAACGCTGTCCGTGACGGTAATGTCCTCGTTGTAGGGGCCAACGCCTCCTTGAGTCCATACTGTCCAGATTTGGCCGGAGCTGCCGAGGTTGGCGATGGCGAGATTGGCCCCGCCTTGGATGCTGTTTTGAGGAT is a genomic window of Puniceicoccus vermicola containing:
- a CDS encoding inverse autotransporter beta domain-containing protein, with protein sequence MKTIGKFRLLGLIPLAILPLLLFQLTPSQGETAEDEKITPLTGYRFVSDRAFDPLPTEPKEGATVTVNGIAPPVPAEETPAPYGADELFPVDLPPAKPKSAASLSPETTPGTQPIVETNSPPPESVPAAKNDTAPPKAAATTAATSAATEPPASRPQTVTADAQRTPPNTDESLVFPLTLEIPGYDPNAIPTETAPAASASSQSGSMDYRNQVDSVEPMLKISSPSVVGVGATLAGSQSDIYMDALVPFWQSRSDYVHTIAFFVPRIATTEDIMTTASLGLGIRTLHGEGSFMGGDFPWIFGANVFYDFTHAVSNYDYNQVGAGIEWMSPFLDLRINGYLPESTENKVDETSRTSSSTSSSTTSSTSYGSLYARNHSVYQPFTTTTTTNFQRTTTTQFFEQYERALQGFDGEAGILLPEKYTLFPVRFYGGFYSFDNPYGDDIVGPKARIEARPFSFLLLDASWYQDEELLGSTWYLGARASMTIGGGPVPPVTSKPLHDTTEGPKTEAYNPYASFQSRLVERIPRNYQAVLTTSPFLENIGRRQISVSRYSTSSETSGQITVASRLIFVNAARGSATGNGTWQNPQNSIQGGANLAIANLGSSGQIWTVWTQGGVGPYNEDITVTDSVRFTSSSIPITGRGGQTFGGTGDGPIVQGGFLFGSLPGTPASPSIPVGSVQGYEITGGHSAASFAGITFVNVEVANASRNRIDTIGGTGIEVVNTGTTATSGTFASNGIFNTGGDAIHFDLADDSESRYTVADSGFENLTGNGVRIDATDSATYDITVARSGASGLANAGIFLNAEDDSSGSLTVSNSTFDGGGVDVETTENAEATLAVSGTLFENDPNNVFTLTATDSSSLTSSIRNNVLEDNQSALDLEVTGTAVTDTTFSGNSVTNSTNNAVVGRFEGTGTQDFTVTGNEISSIDGDAITARSISGTVNTTVSNNTIDTATNRAIVLRASQGSTMKATVSGNGTSNTSNGGILIRASGSSSMDATASNNVVAKSGDYGIQVQGANASNASVILSGNTIRETVSAAINILGSNNALVAVLAQANAITDSTTTGIQADASNRSLVSLTASNNNITNTTQEGILFTGRDNSSSRFEARSNLIASTGNASGIRTSFFGNHDTEVIIATNLIGPSAQQGVQIDTSDNTTADFTLQGNRINDSSQDAIRMTLYSTEDQTVALYENNLQRNGARGINLITQGPKEVSIYNNTIGTTGGAAVRARMESGGLTLRGASLGNNVYNDATPVPFDDSGTAPYTGGDGVMINNVIYP